A window of Vescimonas fastidiosa contains these coding sequences:
- a CDS encoding conjugal transfer protein: MKKIKSYTGIWNVEKVLYAINDFNLPFPVTFTQITWFVITEFLIILFGDIPPLSMIEGAFLKYFGIPVALTWFMSQKTFDGKKPYSFLKSQITYALRPKITYAGKAVKLHKQTLNETITAVRSVNYVPDKIY; encoded by the coding sequence TTGAAAAAGATTAAAAGCTACACGGGTATCTGGAACGTGGAAAAAGTCTTGTATGCAATCAATGACTTTAACTTACCCTTTCCCGTTACTTTTACACAGATTACATGGTTTGTGATTACGGAATTTCTCATCATTCTGTTTGGGGATATTCCCCCACTTTCCATGATTGAGGGAGCATTTCTCAAATATTTTGGTATTCCCGTTGCTCTCACTTGGTTTATGTCGCAGAAAACTTTTGACGGAAAGAAGCCGTACAGCTTTTTGAAATCACAGATAACCTATGCCCTGCGACCTAAAATCACTTATGCAGGAAAAGCCGTAAAACTGCATAAGCAGACCTTGAATGAAACAATCACGGCAGTAAGGAGTGTGAACTATGTTCCCGATAAAATATATTGA